In Phyllobacterium zundukense, one DNA window encodes the following:
- a CDS encoding antitoxin Xre/MbcA/ParS toxin-binding domain-containing protein: protein MSKVIVEEVARKLGGTPVLGSEVRSQADLAMVVRGRLPLSALKGLTLAGLTNQEIEQFVIPQRTRRHRADKKQPLTVDESDRTVRLMRIQTLAEETFGDKEKANRWLRRTLAELGGETPLVIAQTEAGVRVIETILGKIAWGAAA, encoded by the coding sequence ATGTCAAAAGTCATTGTCGAGGAAGTTGCCCGAAAGCTCGGTGGGACGCCGGTGCTCGGATCTGAAGTTCGCTCGCAGGCGGATCTCGCCATGGTTGTCCGTGGTCGCTTGCCTTTGAGTGCTCTCAAGGGCTTGACCCTTGCTGGACTGACCAATCAGGAGATCGAGCAATTCGTTATTCCTCAGCGCACAAGGCGGCACCGCGCCGACAAGAAGCAACCGTTGACTGTTGACGAGTCCGACAGGACAGTCCGTTTGATGCGTATCCAGACACTGGCTGAAGAAACGTTTGGCGACAAGGAAAAAGCCAATCGCTGGCTGCGTCGAACGCTGGCCGAACTCGGGGGCGAAACGCCGCTTGTGATTGCGCAGACGGAAGCTGGCGTCCGCGTCATCGAAACCATTCTTGGCAAGATCGCCTGGGGTGCAGCCGCCTAG
- a CDS encoding RES family NAD+ phosphorylase yields the protein MRLWRLSGKQHAETFDGGYGLLFDGRWNSVGHAVTYCATSPALCVLEKLVHVEDPTLLPKLVMVTYEVPDNVPVENIAVQSLPSDWRRQEGLTQGMGDDWHKAKTAPLLMVPSAIVPIAGSPDINVLINHSHRLAAEVKVLTLEPFTLDPRLL from the coding sequence ATGCGGCTTTGGCGATTATCCGGCAAGCAGCATGCGGAGACTTTTGACGGCGGCTATGGACTGCTGTTCGATGGCCGCTGGAACAGCGTTGGGCATGCGGTGACCTATTGCGCGACGTCACCCGCCCTTTGTGTCCTTGAAAAGCTGGTACACGTCGAAGATCCGACACTTTTGCCGAAACTCGTCATGGTGACCTATGAGGTGCCGGACAATGTTCCGGTCGAGAACATCGCAGTTCAATCTTTGCCGTCAGACTGGCGACGGCAGGAGGGCTTGACGCAAGGCATGGGCGATGATTGGCACAAGGCCAAAACAGCGCCGCTGTTGATGGTGCCGTCAGCGATCGTTCCTATTGCCGGTTCGCCCGATATCAACGTGCTGATCAATCATTCACACCGGCTGGCGGCGGAGGTCAAGGTGCTCACATTGGAGCCGTTCACGCTCGACCCGCGACTTTTATAG
- a CDS encoding heme ABC transporter ATP-binding protein, translated as MISLSNVNVMLGRKAIVKDASFDAQAGELTVIVGPNGSGKTTLMRALSGDLPFTGRITINGHSLGHLKPWQLAAMRAILPQSTSLSFPFTVREIVKLGLTSGRSGATHHVAENLPDEALALVDLAGFGGRFYQELSGGEQQRVQLARVLCQVWQPVLDGQPRFLFLDEPVSSLDIKHQLIIMQIARAFATRGGGVIAILHDLNLTSMYADRVVVMHEGTIDSVGTPAEVLTDDRILRVYECALKVGALPDKHVPFVLPQSAAL; from the coding sequence ATGATCAGCCTTTCCAACGTCAACGTCATGCTTGGACGCAAGGCCATCGTCAAAGATGCGAGTTTCGATGCTCAGGCGGGGGAACTGACTGTCATTGTCGGTCCGAACGGTTCTGGCAAGACGACGCTGATGCGGGCGCTTTCCGGCGATCTGCCTTTCACCGGTCGCATAACGATCAACGGGCACTCGCTCGGCCATCTGAAACCGTGGCAGTTGGCCGCCATGCGGGCGATCCTGCCACAATCGACCTCGCTGTCCTTTCCGTTCACCGTTCGCGAAATCGTCAAGCTCGGTCTTACCAGCGGTCGTTCCGGCGCGACACATCATGTCGCCGAAAACCTCCCGGACGAGGCACTGGCACTCGTCGATCTCGCCGGCTTTGGCGGCCGTTTCTACCAGGAGCTTTCCGGAGGCGAACAGCAGCGCGTACAACTCGCGCGGGTTCTCTGCCAGGTCTGGCAGCCCGTTCTCGATGGTCAGCCGCGCTTTCTCTTCCTCGATGAGCCCGTCTCCAGTCTTGATATCAAGCATCAGCTCATCATCATGCAGATCGCCCGCGCATTTGCCACGCGTGGCGGCGGGGTAATCGCGATTCTGCACGATCTCAATCTGACCTCTATGTATGCGGACCGCGTCGTGGTCATGCACGAGGGCACTATTGATAGCGTGGGTACACCCGCGGAGGTCCTTACCGACGACCGTATCCTGCGTGTCTATGAATGTGCGTTGAAAGTCGGCGCCTTGCCCGACAAGCATGTGCCCTTTGTCCTGCCGCAGTCGGCGGCGCTGTGA